Below is a window of Ornithodoros turicata isolate Travis unplaced genomic scaffold, ASM3712646v1 Chromosome12, whole genome shotgun sequence DNA.
aaaacgtggcattgaattataataaaaaaactacaccaactagagtcatgcggtcaatggcatttgttcttacttggtttttgccacctcctcatatgaatgtcgtataacgtaagtttaattatttaaatttttgcgagcttaagtcggaaacttgcctagtaaaggtcacttttttacccctccaatgtgaagagcgtgtctaattaagtcaaattaatgataattgacaggaatattcaggagctatcccatcggaaaaaatagtcgaACATCATACtatacggaggtcgcacagaataacgcacgatgaatttttagCGCAGtgtttgtcagtccgacgaaatgaggttggaaacccagccctccccgacatcgcagaaagagataaaacgtccggcttaaaaaaaaaaaaacggcttatcgcgtccgactttcgctgggattttgctttccctctcccaattttaggaattgttactttttctactagcactctgtgggctggcttcggaacctcctttcgtcgcactgagagcgattgcgttcaaaaagtcatcgcgcgctattgtccggtgctccgaaaagcatgatattcggctattttttccgatggaatagcccgtgaatatcactgtgaattatcatgaatttgagtgtattcggcacgctcttcatattggtggggtaaaaaagtgacctttacttggcaaatttccgagttcagttcgcaaatatttacataattaaacttggagtacatgacattcacattaggaggtggcaagaacctaataagaacaaatgctgttgaccgcatgattctaggtggcgtagtttttttattaaaattcaatgacacgttttctgggacaccctgtatatgagccacgggtgcacgcgtaacatgaaacatgttgcaggtgcacgTGCGGTCGGTGCCTCCCACAGGTGCCCGCAGGTGCCACTGCGAGCTCCcgcatgagccgtcttttcgtgtcgaacattcctgatgggatgagaacatatcgttctcgagctggtcttcctccacttgattttgggcagcgccatttcccactccaaacgacATTGTTTGTCCGTCGGAAACTggaaatatgctacgtctgttgttgtatccgacctgttgccacaactgattaCACAGCGTGTCTTACTGGCCATCCTGGTGGGTGTAATATGAAtgtgcgacgtaacgaacacaattgctacggaaaatttccttcgtcaaaactgccaaaacacacagcaaagcaaggcggacggcgcgggatatctcgcgacttacatcacgctcagtgttgcttgcagaaaagcgctcgtggctcgcactaccctgtcaccgagcgcgtcatagaagaaaatcctttttatcaagtttgactcagttttcggtggagatattttacaggcatggtcgttgatggctaaaggtgacgaatattcgaaaatctcggaagggaccttatgcggattctccctttaaaGAGGACAGAAAAACAATATATAAACTAACCAAAAAGGGACAAATTCAATTAAACCACAAGCTACACAATGATAAATGATTTAGTATAACACCAAAAACAGAAACCTATACAAGAAATTACATTAATAGTCTAATCAAAAAAATTTATACAATAACGGAAACATACAGAATACAATGTATGCGTAAAATCCAACCCCGAAGGGAAACTATCAACTGGTGGAATCACCATTACTCGGTACTCTCCTTCCTAGGCCTCCGCAAAGAACCACACGCTGCTGGGAACTATTTTCGTACGCGGGAGCAACAAGCCTTCGCTGCCCTGGGGCTGctgtgcctgtcgaccaatcagggacgattaattttgaaagtttgaatccgAAGCGTTCATatcaccagtgatggccagtagttaactacatgtagttaaactactagttaaactacctgattgtagttaaaacatagttatcaactacttgcagaaatgtagtggcaactactagttaaactactattttaagtagttaactacagtagttaggttactgaaggcgccaactacttctgattttgccgcaagctttacggcacgattgggCTTCctacttttaccttgagctccttgtttgatgagaacggaggtgcagagcaattgtgtcgtgcatgtgtactaaatcttcacttttaatgcttgtctagtgaagcctcatttgctgggaaataattctgcaactttgtttatcgcgtaggcactgaaagaatcccgccgcaagctttgtatttgacgatcgtagcaatggcttgagccaacgTTTATCATTgtttgtgattcatatttaggtgtccaataacactacaagggattggtgttggtggacgaCGTTAGGTAGTTATAGCTGTAGTCAAACTACAATGCAGTACtttaaaaagtagttttaactactcccgtaaaaagtagttgaactactagttaaactactcaatcacaaagtagttatagttatagttaaactactgtagaagtagttagtggccatcactgcatatCACAACAGTTTATTTCTACTacttatctttacaccgtggatttttgcGTGATTTTTTTTAGGAGTTTATTATCGAAGTCTATCTTGCGAAGTGTAAAGCAAAGTCAGCCCAGAGATGAAAACGGACAGCGCGGGCGTGTATAAAACATTCAACACACTGAAGACACCAACAAGATGCCCAGAAATAAACCTGAAGATAAAGGAAAGCGTCAGGAAAATGACAACCAAGCAAACGAACTGACAGCTACCTACGCAGAATCCGACTCAAGCACGGATGATACGGAGGATGAAACAAATGAACACTCacagaagacgaagaagaaggagaCTGAATTGAGgggggaaaagaagaagaaacaaaagaagaaaaaacaagaacaagaagaaaactATGAAGCATTCCCCCCTCTTGGACAATCCGCCAGCGGAGCCTCCAAGGAACACACGGAACGACCCCAGGAGGATGTCACAGACTCTTCATCCGAACAGTATGCAGATATCAATGCTGCTCTTAAAGATTTAAGAAATCATTATATCGACGCAGAGCACGAGCCACCCAAAGACAAGGGACACTGCATGCGTACTGTTTTTCACAAATATGAATGCCTCATCCGTTCCCTCGATATTCAGCGAGCTACGGAGAGAGCCAGGAGGAAAGAAGTCGAACGCACTGCAAAGGCTCTTAACGATGCACTCCAACAGGTGGAAATCCAGAACAAAGAAGCCTCAATCTTCTATGCTGAAATCACCCAAATCAACAAGAACAAACCAAGACCCAAACCAGCAAGGATCGCATCAGCTACAGTAAAGCCTAAACAAGGGAAAAGCCTGAAAAACTTGGCTGTCCTACTAAAGCAAGAAATCACTGAGGCTGACATACTCCTCACCGACGCCACAATAAGGCCTGCAAAATCTGGACTTCTCATCGTGGAAAGTAGGAAAAAGGAGGATCTAGATAAAATTGAACAAGTGTTTCAAGAGAGCGAACTCCTTACCGAAGCGGGCAGTCTGAAAATAAACAGACCTCCCCCCCCAACCGGAACTAAAAATAAAGTACATCGATGAGGACATGGACAAGGAATCAATCAAGCGGGAATTGATCCTTCGCAATGATCTCATGGATTACAAAGATCAAACAGAAGTCAAGTATACACGACAAGAGAGAGACATGCACCCAGACCGCCTTCGTATCCCTCCCCAAAGAAGCTTACAGCAAACTTCTTCTGGAAGACAAAACAAAGATCGGCTGGGCCAGATGCACGGTCGAGGGATACTTCAACGTGAAACGCTGCTCAAAATGCTTAGCGTACGGACATGTTGTCAAGTTTTGTAAGTCCACCCAAACATTCTGTCCCTTCTGTGGCAACAACCACAGGGAGGAAGACTGCAAATCAAACGAGCCAAGATGCAAGGCTTGCATCAACAGCAACCTCCAATGCAGTCACCCAGATGACATAGAACACAGATTCTATGAGAAGAACTGTCCTATATACCTCGCTCATGTCCAGAAGATAGAAGAACAATGGTAGACAAACCACTACATCTACACTTTCTTAAAGATAAATATGTCTTTATATTGTATTCAGAGCAACCAAGCCCATTCTAAAGCAGGGGCTTTAACTCTTTCCAAGTCCCTGGCCTTTCTTAATCCAAATATTGTTCTAATACAAGAGCCTTACTACCATGATACAACAATTTTACAAATTCCGAGAAATTACATAATCATCCAAGCAGTAGGAAAACCAACCGTATCCATTTTACTCAATACCAGCAATTACGATGTTATTCCAATCCTAATTCGAGAAAGTATAATAGCAGTAAAATTAGAAAATAGACTTCGTACCATACTAATTATTAACTCCTATTTATCACCCAGTCAAAACATGCAAGAACTACAATCCATTCAACAGCTTTTATATCAATATAAAAACATTGAAAGAGTCATCTGCGGAGACTTTAACGCCAGGCATCCCCTCTGGGGAAACCAGAACGCAGATCAAAAAGGAGAACATCTCGTTGATTTTACCTTAGCACATGATCTAGCAATAGTAAACGATCCGCAATCACCACCCACTTTCCATGGCCCAAGAGGTCATTCCTGGATAGATCTCACAATAacaacacaaaaaatatatgaTCAAATCATTAACTGGACAGTCCTCTCAACAGAAACAGGAAGTGACCACAGTTATATATCTTTCcacatttttaaaaacaaacagCAATCAATAAGAAAGCTCACAAGAAAAGGCCAAATCAAATTGAATGAATGCATAAACAAAGAATATGGTTCAATTACATCAAAGACAAATACTCCATCACAATCTTAAACGTTGATAAAACAATAGCTACATTAAACAAAAGATTTCAATTCTGGACCAACGCTTGTAAAAATAAATTAACAAACAACTACAATACAGTTCCCTGGTGGAATGAAAACTTAACACAACTAAGAAATAATTGTAGAAAACTCAGACGCCTATAtcaaaaagagataagaaaTAATCAAAACCAACCTCTACATATCAACTATAAAATGCACTTagcaaaatacaaaaaagaaatCATTAAAGCCAAACACACCTATTGGCAAAACATCATTAATGATACAAAATCTACAAACCCATATAATACTCTATACAAAATCTACACAAATAAAATTAAACGAAAAAATCCAATCCCATTACTCAAAAAACCAGATGGTACAACCACCAACACCACAACCGAAACCATAGAACTTTTATATAAAACCTCCTTCCCACAAAGAAACCGCAACCACATAAACATACCATTAATCaacacaaacatacaagaagAACCAAACATAACAAATCTagaaataattgaaaaaaactAAGGAAATAAAATTAAATACCGCCACAGGTGCAGACAAAATTGGTGCATATACAGCCAAGCACCTACTCACTacaaaagttgattttttcaACTTGTTGTTCAACGCATGCCTTAAACAAGGAACCTACCCAGCTGACTGGAAATTAGGACAAGTCACTTTTATTACAAAACCCAACAGAGATCCACAAGAACCAAATTCCTATAGACCCATAACAATATTACCCATTATAGCTAGATTATTTGAAAAAATTATATTCAGTAGACTATACCATTTTTCCCACATGCACAATCTTTTACATCCAAAACAATATGGTTTCCGACACGGGAAATCTACCACACAAATGCTATTCGAAATAACCAAAGCCCTTAAAACAAATAGAAGCAATAAAATCCATTCAGCTTTAATCTCTTTAGATATAAAAAGTGCCTTCAACGCCCTAGATCACAACCAAATAAGAAAAACTCTAGCCAGTAACAAAATTCCAACTAATCTTTATCACCTCATCAGCAACTATCTTGACAACAGAAAATCTTACACTACAacacaatccactacttttacATATACAAATATTTTGGGATGCCCACAAGGCTCTCCATTAAGCCCACTTCTTTGGAATCTTACCATTAATACAATATTTGATATTCCAAACATAGATAATATAAAATTAATGTCATACGCCGATGATATAATCTTAGTAACAAAAGGAAACTCACGCCAAAAAATTGAAGATTCTGCCAACAAATTTTTATGTAAACTCACCGATTGGGCCTCCAATATTAATCTTGAATTTAACCCAAGCAAAACAACATGCCTTACCGTTACATATGGTAATAAATACAATTCAAAACCACCCAGTATTAAATTATACAATCAAAAAATCAAAAATCAAAATACTCTAAAAATTCTAGGTGTCACTTATGATAGCCAACTATCTTTTATCCCACAtctaaatgaaattaaagataaAGTTGCATCCACCACAATTACCCTTTCAAGAATTTGCAAATCAAATAAAAACGCTAAAGGACATATTATGCAAACTTTCTATAATAATATAATTCAAAAAATCATACTTTATGCAGCACCAAGTTGGTGGAGGGAAGATAACAATTCCCACCTCCTAAGAAAAATTAATTCCATCGATAGAATACCTCTGCTTAAAATCTGCCACGCTTACAATACAATCAGTAATCTTAACCTTCATCTACTAAGCAATACTATACCTAGCCATTTACTAGCCACAATTGAATCTAAAATTTATCAACTACAACATGAAAATAAAGAATTAAATATACAAGACAACAACATAGCTCCTCACCAATTAGAAAAAACTTATGACACCTGGACTTTCCACCCCACTGCTGTACAACTCTTCAACTTTAATAAACCTGAAAAGGTAAACTACACAGGATATACCATTTTCACCTATGGATCCAAAGCTCAAAGTAGcacagcagcagctttttgcatCTTAAAAGATAAAGAACTAGTTTACACAGAAAAACACCGATTATCCCATAATGCCACCATATTCGACGCCGAGCTACATGCCATCCAAAAAGCATTATTAAAAATTTTAACTTATCCCACTAAAACAAGCTTTCAAATTTATTCAGACAGTTATTCAGTTTTAACAGCTTTAAAAAATCGTAATCATAAAAATTTAAGAATTCAAACCCTTGCACATTCTATAAAATTAGCACAAACACAATATCAAATCACATTCAATTTCATACACTCACATACAGAAATCACCGGTAACGATATTGCAGACAAACTTGCAAATGAAGCAAGATTCTTAGATAACATTCACTTCCTTCCTTATTCGAAAAAATATATCAAAACCCTATTAAAAAATCAAGCAAGAATTCAACAAATCAAAGAATTTCAAAAATCAGAAAGTAAATTGAAACAATGGGTCTTAGACCCAAACACAATCACATCTATTCTTCCTACAAATCATTACCTCACACAAATCATCACTGGACATGGTAACTTCCCTGAATACTTAGATCGTTTTAAATTAAAAGAAAATCTAGCCTGCAGATGCAACAAACTCAAAGCTAACAATGTCCATTACATAACAGAATGCCACCTAACTCTAAACTACAGAAAACAAATAGAACATTGTATAAATTGTAACCTTGACATTTCAAACCTACATAAAATCCTAATTAACGAACAAGCACTAAATATCTTATACTCCTTAGCAGAATATGTAATTACAGAATTAAACATAACAAACTAATGGTCAGCTGTTTGTGTCAACAAACAAATCCTGAAAAGGATAGGCACAAATAGTCCCCATTACCCTTATCTCTTCCTCAACACAACTACACACCACATACCATTGAAATTATTACCTTATCCTAATTCATATTACCTAAGAGTTTTACAGATAAACTCTCTACTCCAACTAAAAGACACTGGACAACTGCCAACTCCATTTCAACTACTACAAGCCCAAAAGGAATTCAAGATTCTACCAAGACTAGCAAGACCACAGTTCATAAGGATAGAACTAAAAACTGTAGTAGCTATTTTCAACACATTGTATCTCAATTTCTAAACAATTTCACCCAATAAATGCTGACAAGCCAAGCCCCTACCCTTGACTGTGGTTTTGCGGATAACTCACCTTTCTATTCTCTCATACTCTTTCCCATCCCTAGCCCCCATTTCCTATTTCCATCTCCTGATCTCTGCGATATCTTCGGGTGGTACAGAGAACAGGAGACTCTCATCTTCCTTCGTCCCACTTCTATATTCCCTCCCAAAAACCCCCACTATCCTTATTTTTCTGTCCCTATCAGAATATAGGTAGTGGGCAAATTCACATGCAATAGAAACAACAGCCGTTGCAGTAGCCTGGCCGCTTCCGCGGGACTTGTCTCGCATATGGGGGCTTGTCAGACCTGAACCAACACGGCGGCTATCTTCACAGATCAATGGACGTCGGGCTTGGTGGGGTCTTCCCTCCTCGTCGGTCCTGCCGCGGCCATTCCCCCGGCCGGGGATTCGCTGGAAGATAGCTGTATGTCTGCCCCCAGCATTATGTCGGGTGTATACCTTCGGGTCGGTACCGACGCTGGGCTCTCTTCGTCCCACTCTCTTCCCCTCCCCATTAGACCCTCGAGGTCTTCTTTCTTACTTCCATGTCCCTAAACGCCCAAAAACAAGGCAGAAGAAAGATGGAAGGGACAGGAGGCAGACGGGCATTTAAACGAAACCCCTGCAACTAACCAAGACAGAGATACAAGTACAAATGAATCAGAAGATGAAAACAACGAATGCACTCAGAAGACTAAAAAGAAAGTAATGGAAACAAAgggcaaaaagaagaaaaaacaaaagaagaaaaaactggAAAAACAAGAGGAAAGTGAACGCCCCTTTACCCCACTTGGACAACAAAATACTCAGGTATCAGAACTTCATACCACCCAAACCCAGGAAGAATCTGCCGACTCCTCCCCGGAACAATATGCAGATTTAAATGAAGCACTCAAGGACCTGAGAAACAGTTATATCGATGCTGAACACGAACTCCCAAAGGACAAACGACATTCACTTAGGGCCGTATTCCATAAATATGAGAGCCTAATCCGAGCTCTCGACATCCAAAGAGCAACCGAACGTACAAGAAGAAAGGAGGTCGAGAGGACGGCACAAGCACTAAACCAGGCTCTCCAACATATGGAAGACTGCACCAAGGATCAGGCAAGAACATACGCCGAGATCACCCAAGTGAACCAGCACAAGCCAAAACAAGGTCCCTCCAAAATCCTTTCTGCCACAGTTAAGCCCAAACCAGGAAAGAGCTTAAAAAAACTGACTAACATTCTCAAGCAGGAAATAACGGAAGCCAACGTACCATTGACAGACGCAACCATACGACCCGCTAGAGCCGGCCTTCTAGTTCTTGAAAGTAAGAAGAAAGAGGACATAGATAAAATCGAAAAGATCTTCAAAGAAAGTGACTCTCTCAATGAAAACGGAACATTTGAGAATCAACAGACCTCCACAACCCGAAGTGAAGATAAGATTCATAGAAGAAGACTTCGACAAGGAATCGGTCATATACGACCTAATCCACTGCAATGACCTCGAAGAACACTCACAGCATATTGAAATCAAACATATGCGTTCCGAGAGAGATTCTACTCAAACCGCTTTCGTATCCTTGCCCAAAGAAGCCTATTACAAGCTAACCCAAGAAGGTAAGGCTAAGATAGGCTGGGCTAGATGCATCGTGGAAGGATACTACAACATCAAGAGATGTTCCAAATGTTTAGCATATGGTCATCTAACAAAGTACTGCAAATCCACCCAGACCTTCTGTCCTTTCTGTGCCAATTCACACAGAGAAGAGGACTGCAAGGCTATGGAACCTAGATGCAAAGCGTGCATCAACAACTTAAGCGGCGGAAATAACTCTGACGATATAGAACATCGTTTCTACGATCGACACTGCCCTGCCTATTTGGCACAGGTGCAGAAGATTGAAGACCAGTGGT
It encodes the following:
- the LOC135371640 gene encoding DNA ligase 1-like, which gives rise to MPRNKPEDKGKRQENDNQANELTATYAESDSSTDDTEDETNEHSQKTKKKETELRGEKKKKQKKKKQEQEENYEAFPPLGQSASGASKEHTERPQEDVTDSSSEQYADINAALKDLRNHYIDAEHEPPKDKGHCMRTVFHKYECLIRSLDIQRATERARRKEVERTAKALNDALQQVEIQNKEASIFYAEITQINKNKPRPKPARIASATVKPKQGKSLKNLAVLLKQEITEADILLTDATIRPAKSGLLIVESRKKEDLDKIEQVFQESELLTEAGSLKINRPPPPTGTKNKVHR